A part of Paenibacillus sp. sptzw28 genomic DNA contains:
- a CDS encoding YugN family protein — translation MIIENTGLNGMTSDLAHLDESAEKLGFVRWQWEYHRATYDLKLEDRTNREDYFLRFNVRAIEGKLESSHAVLQVESVYIGRATFPHGLDYESAIPQPILNAATQRLQELKKLLA, via the coding sequence ATGATAATTGAGAATACAGGCCTAAACGGAATGACCAGCGACCTCGCGCATCTCGACGAGTCGGCGGAAAAACTCGGCTTCGTGCGCTGGCAATGGGAATATCACCGCGCAACGTACGATCTGAAGCTGGAAGACCGGACTAACCGCGAAGACTACTTCTTGCGTTTTAATGTCCGCGCAATTGAAGGCAAGCTGGAGTCCTCGCACGCCGTGCTGCAAGTGGAATCCGTTTACATAGGACGAGCCACCTTCCCGCACGGCCTTGATTATGAGTCGGCGATTCCTCAACCGATTCTGAATGCAGCCACTCAGAGGCTGCAAGAACTTAAGAAACTCCTCGCTTAG
- a CDS encoding M20 family metallopeptidase encodes MEERTDLDAMLQTVYPDMVQWRRYLHRHPELSFQEKETSRWIARQLEEIGCEVKEGLGGFGLVATIRGDKPGPVVALRADIDALPIQDEKTCDYASTLPGVMHACGHDAHTATMLGIAKYFTSSRKSLEGERRLLFQPAEEVTPGGAVGMIKGGALSGVDVIYGVHLWTPLPYGIVAARSGPFMAAPDEIYIDITGRGGHGGLPHETVDAIVVGAALVQALQTIVSRSVNPLEPAVLSIGSFHAGTTGNVIAERCRLTGTVRTFSEEARARIRERLEAIVYQTAAMHGANAVLDYRDGYPTVVNDDVEAARFFRVAAERFGPEAVQTSTLIMAGEDFSYYLREIPGCFMFVGAGGEACGAVYPHHHPMFDLNEQSMLVSAKLMISMAENYASEHLSTRVSQL; translated from the coding sequence ATGGAAGAGCGAACAGATTTAGATGCGATGCTGCAAACCGTTTATCCGGATATGGTGCAGTGGAGACGATATTTGCACAGGCATCCGGAGCTGTCGTTTCAAGAGAAGGAGACATCCCGCTGGATTGCCCGGCAGCTTGAAGAGATTGGCTGCGAGGTGAAGGAGGGCTTGGGCGGTTTCGGTCTTGTGGCGACGATCAGAGGTGATAAACCGGGGCCGGTCGTGGCGCTGCGTGCGGATATCGACGCACTGCCGATACAAGACGAGAAAACGTGCGATTACGCATCAACCTTGCCCGGCGTTATGCATGCCTGCGGGCACGATGCACATACGGCTACCATGCTTGGTATCGCCAAATACTTCACTTCGAGTCGGAAAAGTCTCGAGGGGGAAAGACGTCTGTTATTCCAGCCTGCTGAAGAGGTAACGCCCGGCGGAGCCGTCGGCATGATAAAGGGCGGAGCTCTGTCAGGCGTCGATGTTATATACGGCGTTCATTTATGGACTCCTCTGCCATACGGCATCGTTGCCGCAAGAAGCGGTCCTTTCATGGCAGCTCCCGATGAAATTTATATCGATATCACCGGACGAGGCGGCCATGGCGGATTGCCGCATGAAACCGTCGATGCGATTGTAGTGGGAGCGGCTCTTGTTCAGGCGCTCCAAACCATTGTCAGCCGCAGTGTGAACCCGCTTGAGCCCGCTGTGCTGTCGATTGGCTCCTTCCATGCGGGTACGACCGGCAATGTCATTGCGGAGCGCTGCAGACTCACAGGGACGGTACGTACGTTTTCGGAGGAAGCGAGAGCGCGTATTAGGGAACGGCTGGAAGCCATCGTCTATCAAACGGCAGCGATGCACGGCGCAAACGCAGTCCTCGACTATCGCGACGGATATCCGACAGTAGTCAATGACGACGTGGAGGCTGCGCGATTTTTCCGCGTCGCTGCGGAACGGTTTGGTCCGGAAGCCGTTCAAACGTCGACTCTCATTATGGCGGGAGAAGACTTCTCCTATTATTTGCGCGAGATACCCGGCTGCTTTATGTTTGTCGGAGCGGGCGGCGAGGCATGCGGAGCGGTATATCCCCATCATCATCCGATGTTCGACCTTAATGAACAGTCGATGCTGGTCTCTGCAAAACTGATGATTTCTATGGCCGAGAATTATGCATCCGAGCACCTGTCTACTCGGGTGAGCCAATTGTAG
- a CDS encoding CBS domain-containing protein: MVKTIKDIMSTDCVTATTQDNIYELAVLMKQNDIGFVPIVEGKKLIGVVTDRDLVTRGYANKHSGSTSVSEVLTKEVKTVESSITVDDAAKLMATNQIRRLPVVENGELMGVVSIGDLAIREIFVNEAGDALSSISEHEHREPSALH, translated from the coding sequence ATGGTGAAAACAATTAAAGATATCATGTCAACCGATTGCGTTACGGCAACGACACAAGATAACATTTATGAACTGGCCGTCCTCATGAAGCAGAATGATATCGGTTTTGTGCCGATCGTCGAAGGGAAAAAGCTGATCGGCGTTGTTACCGACAGGGATTTGGTTACGCGAGGGTATGCCAATAAGCATTCCGGATCAACATCGGTGTCTGAAGTATTGACTAAAGAAGTGAAGACCGTTGAGTCAAGCATTACGGTTGACGATGCGGCCAAGCTGATGGCGACAAATCAGATCCGCAGGCTTCCGGTGGTTGAGAATGGGGAATTGATGGGCGTCGTTTCAATCGGTGACCTTGCTATCCGCGAAATTTTCGTCAACGAAGCGGGAGATGCTCTCAGCAGCATTTCCGAGCATGAGCACCGGGAACCGTCTGCCCTTCATTAG
- a CDS encoding thermonuclease family protein: protein MKVSVHTALLFMIFIVLTGCTDAPPASDNPSIRAITSNYPLLSGKPYTVEQVERIVDGDTFTTNSGNKVRLIGVNTPEIKGESRQLGLKASGYTSGKLTGKTIIMFADTGDTDKYGRLLRYVFVDGESTMFNELLLKDGFASVMTIPPNVTYADNFAALERTARAENAGLWGKTGLTIPDNSSWKSDSASAVPCRKPQIKGNIRGENKIYHIPGTQAYAQTKAERMFCTEDEAKAAGFRKALR, encoded by the coding sequence ATGAAAGTTAGTGTACATACAGCACTTTTATTTATGATCTTTATAGTATTAACGGGATGCACTGACGCACCGCCGGCATCCGATAACCCATCAATCCGTGCAATAACGAGCAACTACCCTCTTCTCTCGGGAAAGCCTTACACGGTCGAGCAGGTGGAGAGGATCGTGGACGGTGACACCTTCACCACCAATTCCGGGAATAAAGTTCGTCTGATCGGGGTGAACACCCCGGAGATCAAAGGAGAAAGCCGGCAGCTGGGATTAAAGGCGAGCGGATATACTTCCGGCAAGCTGACAGGGAAAACCATAATCATGTTTGCCGATACCGGAGATACCGATAAATACGGCAGGCTGCTTCGCTATGTCTTTGTCGATGGGGAGTCGACGATGTTCAATGAGCTTCTCTTAAAAGACGGATTTGCATCTGTTATGACCATTCCGCCGAATGTTACCTATGCCGATAATTTTGCCGCGCTTGAACGAACGGCGAGGGCTGAGAACGCCGGTCTGTGGGGGAAGACGGGTCTGACAATTCCGGACAATTCTTCTTGGAAGAGCGACTCCGCCTCTGCTGTGCCTTGCAGGAAGCCCCAAATAAAAGGAAACATTCGAGGCGAAAATAAAATTTATCATATTCCGGGAACTCAAGCCTACGCTCAAACGAAGGCTGAGCGGATGTTCTGCACCGAGGATGAAGCAAAAGCTGCAGGCTTCAGAAAAGCGCTGCGTTAA
- a CDS encoding DNA repair helicase XPB — protein sequence MHKREDRPLIVQADFTVLLDDRHRDADAARETLCRFADLSKRPGDIHTYRMTPLSIWNAASAGMSAGEIIASISAFSSYELPVKVTSGIRMLAERYGKLTLERSPEGGLLLHGDEELLGELEGRSSVRPFIKGAGSEGKRLMKPESRGALKQELTRLGYPVVDLAGYRHGESLYVELREQTGGGRKFSLREYQKHAVDLFYREGKEDGGSGVLVLPCGAGKTVIGIAALARLGCDTLILTSNVTSVKQWKTELLDKTTLTDGEIGEYAGTSKQVRPVTIATYQILTNRRQKDGEFTHMKLFQERNWGLIIYDEVHLLPAPVFRMTAELQATRRLGLTATLVREDGREEDVFSLIGPKRFDLPWKVLETSGWIANVECAEIRLSLPHQEMKRYERAQERAKVRIAGENKAKIEAVKHLLQKHKGKPALVIGQYIRQLHDIGAALKAPVLTGEVPHNEREQLYASFKAGVIPVLVVSKVANFAVDLPDAAVAIQVSGSYGSRQEEAQRIGRILRPKQGDNNAWFYTLVSDGTKETYYAQKRQLFLIEQGYRYEVKEWLTGSGKLMRESYETWMKRREPDE from the coding sequence ATGCATAAACGGGAAGACCGGCCGCTCATCGTACAGGCGGATTTCACGGTGCTCCTCGACGACAGGCACAGGGATGCGGATGCCGCGCGCGAGACGCTATGCCGGTTTGCCGACTTGTCGAAACGGCCCGGAGACATTCATACATACAGAATGACGCCTCTGAGCATTTGGAATGCGGCTTCCGCGGGAATGTCTGCCGGTGAGATCATTGCTTCTATCAGCGCATTTAGCAGTTATGAGCTGCCGGTGAAGGTGACGAGCGGCATTCGAATGCTTGCGGAGCGATACGGTAAGCTCACGCTTGAACGGTCGCCTGAAGGCGGGCTTCTGCTGCATGGCGATGAGGAGCTGCTCGGGGAGCTCGAGGGACGTTCGAGCGTCAGGCCGTTCATTAAAGGCGCCGGGAGTGAAGGGAAAAGGCTGATGAAGCCTGAAAGCCGCGGTGCGCTTAAGCAGGAGTTAACGCGGCTGGGGTACCCGGTTGTAGACCTGGCCGGATACAGGCACGGGGAATCACTGTATGTGGAGCTAAGGGAGCAAACCGGTGGCGGCCGCAAATTCAGCCTGCGCGAATATCAGAAGCATGCGGTCGATTTGTTTTACCGGGAAGGCAAGGAGGACGGCGGCAGCGGGGTACTCGTTCTGCCCTGCGGTGCGGGGAAAACGGTAATCGGGATCGCGGCTTTGGCCAGACTTGGCTGTGATACGCTGATTCTAACCTCGAACGTGACTTCCGTGAAACAATGGAAGACCGAGCTTCTTGATAAGACGACGCTTACAGACGGGGAAATCGGGGAATATGCGGGAACCTCGAAGCAGGTTCGGCCCGTAACGATCGCCACGTATCAGATACTGACCAACAGGCGTCAAAAAGACGGCGAGTTTACACATATGAAGCTTTTTCAGGAGCGGAACTGGGGCCTTATTATTTACGATGAGGTCCATCTGCTCCCGGCTCCCGTATTTCGTATGACTGCAGAGCTTCAAGCGACAAGGCGCCTCGGGCTGACAGCGACATTGGTCCGCGAGGACGGCCGGGAGGAGGATGTATTCTCGCTTATCGGCCCAAAGCGTTTCGATCTGCCGTGGAAAGTGCTGGAGACCAGCGGCTGGATCGCAAATGTGGAGTGCGCGGAAATCCGCTTGTCGCTGCCGCATCAGGAGATGAAGAGATACGAGCGCGCCCAAGAGAGGGCCAAAGTCCGGATCGCCGGCGAAAACAAAGCGAAAATCGAAGCTGTCAAACACCTGCTGCAGAAGCATAAAGGAAAGCCTGCGCTCGTGATCGGTCAATATATACGGCAGCTGCATGACATCGGGGCTGCGCTGAAGGCTCCGGTGCTGACCGGCGAGGTTCCGCATAACGAGCGTGAACAGCTGTATGCGTCGTTCAAAGCCGGGGTCATACCTGTGCTGGTCGTTTCCAAAGTAGCGAATTTCGCCGTTGACCTACCCGATGCAGCTGTTGCAATTCAAGTATCCGGAAGCTACGGTTCCCGCCAAGAGGAAGCGCAGCGGATCGGGCGTATACTGCGTCCCAAGCAGGGCGACAACAATGCTTGGTTCTACACGCTAGTCTCCGATGGGACCAAAGAAACCTACTACGCACAGAAGCGTCAGCTGTTCCTGATTGAACAAGGCTACCGCTATGAAGTGAAGGAGTGGCTGACGGGCAGCGGCAAGTTGATGCGGGAAAGCTATGAAACCTGGATGAAAAGGAGAGAGCCCGATGAATAG
- a CDS encoding helicase-associated domain-containing protein, which translates to MNSRDIVERLTPDHAEKIAGLTLWQCEGGIKWPEAARNESCTASAWSALTEPAAVTLAAIVHRFGSLPFKEEQLLQQPAAPGIAGSEYRIGLLRLAEAGIVFSVRKGWGEKVYFIPRDTLFIWQRTISSWSIPYAEINDVSNIVYRESDTYIPALGVQLIHVIAEMTRSGMDKTVKGVLTRRSIDKSAAHIHIKANDLEIFDFNQFQAIEYPLPLAFILDIALKQMKLTESPQAFQVHRKRWEAWLDLPGIARETELLRFVMETYAVRVASIGNAAAFLSSLEPMKWARLSELELEFNNSSGDLGPESLRHWCRLMAACGWMELADTTAGEQLVRWLIPAWPASGSNSDDDSVKNIHISPDGEIMLSAYAPASVLWTLELIGERKRSDFISVYRITERSSAKALELGFSGVDVIAFLEGASGRRLPETVRYAISGWMEKPAAVKLVRTAVPRTISAGLRQSAEAAGLFADPCSFHAFELLTEVPSVRSLFSGLDEVPAMWIKQLRTYHPTTRRELLERALGWRTSVKLKREGKVQPFVPERITDEGSQWTVIGSIYENGKPASVQLTPDMWQEMMLVIPLEAVNRE; encoded by the coding sequence ATGAATAGCCGCGATATTGTGGAGAGGCTGACGCCTGATCATGCTGAGAAGATAGCCGGGCTAACTCTCTGGCAGTGTGAGGGAGGCATCAAGTGGCCGGAAGCGGCACGTAACGAATCATGCACAGCATCAGCCTGGTCTGCGCTGACAGAGCCTGCTGCCGTTACACTCGCGGCAATCGTTCATCGCTTCGGTTCGCTGCCTTTCAAAGAGGAACAGCTGCTTCAGCAGCCGGCTGCCCCGGGTATCGCCGGTTCCGAGTACCGGATCGGACTGCTTCGGCTCGCCGAAGCCGGAATCGTCTTCTCCGTGCGCAAAGGGTGGGGGGAAAAGGTTTATTTTATCCCGCGCGACACCTTGTTCATCTGGCAAAGGACGATCAGCTCCTGGTCTATTCCCTATGCGGAAATTAATGACGTTTCGAATATCGTGTACAGGGAGAGCGATACATATATCCCGGCTTTGGGAGTGCAACTTATTCATGTAATAGCCGAAATGACCCGGTCCGGGATGGATAAAACGGTAAAAGGCGTCCTTACGAGGAGGTCAATCGATAAGAGCGCGGCACATATTCATATTAAGGCCAATGATCTGGAAATATTTGATTTCAATCAGTTTCAAGCGATCGAATATCCTCTGCCGCTGGCTTTCATCCTGGACATTGCATTGAAGCAAATGAAGCTGACTGAGTCCCCTCAAGCATTTCAAGTGCACCGGAAGCGCTGGGAAGCATGGCTCGACCTGCCTGGGATTGCGCGCGAAACCGAATTGCTTCGATTCGTGATGGAAACGTATGCGGTTCGAGTTGCCTCTATCGGGAATGCCGCTGCCTTTCTTTCTTCTCTTGAACCGATGAAATGGGCACGGCTCTCGGAATTGGAACTCGAGTTCAATAATTCTTCGGGTGACTTAGGACCGGAATCATTGCGGCACTGGTGCCGGTTAATGGCCGCATGCGGTTGGATGGAGTTGGCTGATACGACAGCAGGCGAGCAGCTTGTCCGCTGGCTCATTCCGGCGTGGCCGGCTTCGGGCTCCAACTCGGATGACGATTCGGTCAAGAACATTCATATTTCTCCGGACGGGGAAATTATGCTTTCCGCATACGCTCCTGCATCCGTGCTGTGGACACTGGAGCTGATCGGAGAACGCAAACGTTCCGATTTTATCTCCGTATATCGAATAACAGAACGTTCTTCCGCGAAAGCATTGGAGCTTGGTTTTTCCGGCGTGGACGTAATTGCGTTCCTGGAGGGCGCCTCCGGCAGACGGTTGCCGGAAACAGTCAGGTATGCAATTAGCGGGTGGATGGAGAAGCCTGCAGCGGTAAAGCTTGTGCGGACCGCTGTTCCCCGGACGATATCTGCCGGCCTTCGTCAATCGGCTGAAGCCGCCGGATTGTTCGCCGATCCGTGTTCATTTCACGCTTTCGAGCTGCTCACGGAGGTTCCGTCCGTAAGATCGCTTTTTTCCGGCTTGGATGAAGTTCCGGCGATGTGGATCAAGCAGCTGCGGACCTATCATCCAACTACCCGCAGGGAATTGCTGGAGAGGGCTTTAGGCTGGCGAACATCGGTTAAATTAAAACGGGAAGGGAAAGTACAGCCTTTTGTCCCCGAACGGATTACAGATGAAGGCAGCCAGTGGACAGTTATCGGAAGTATCTACGAGAACGGTAAGCCTGCTTCGGTACAGCTTACCCCTGATATGTGGCAGGAAATGATGCTCGTTATTCCACTGGAAGCGGTAAACCGTGAATGA
- a CDS encoding YlbF family regulator → MPTTELPENILHGIPDKSDANPSLDMAALLLNAYEIGDMINQSAEVAEYAYWKSAVDRDQEVAALVRQFAKAKEKFEECQRFGRFHPDFNAAKDVVDAIQLKLGQIESVIRFKAAEQAVDELLHEIAKQIAASVSETIKVPGNDPLAKGGGCGSGGSCGCSSGGCG, encoded by the coding sequence ATACCAACGACTGAGCTTCCCGAGAATATATTGCATGGAATCCCGGATAAATCCGATGCGAATCCATCGCTCGACATGGCGGCCTTGTTGTTGAACGCATATGAGATTGGCGACATGATTAATCAATCGGCTGAAGTAGCCGAATATGCATATTGGAAAAGCGCAGTGGACCGCGATCAAGAAGTGGCTGCACTCGTCCGGCAGTTCGCGAAAGCGAAGGAGAAATTCGAGGAATGCCAGCGTTTCGGCCGGTTTCATCCGGACTTTAATGCGGCTAAAGACGTAGTAGACGCGATACAGCTTAAGCTGGGCCAAATCGAGAGCGTAATCCGCTTCAAGGCGGCAGAACAGGCGGTCGATGAGCTGCTGCATGAAATTGCCAAGCAAATAGCCGCTTCAGTTTCGGAAACGATTAAAGTGCCGGGCAACGACCCATTGGCAAAAGGCGGCGGCTGCGGAAGCGGCGGTTCCTGCGGCTGCAGCAGCGGCGGCTGCGGGTAA